Below is a genomic region from Granulicella sp. L56.
CGAAGTAAAAGAGATCAAGCAAATCTTCGTATTTGCTTTTTGAAATTCAGATTTTCATGCGCGCCTGAGGGCAGCGCGAAAGAGGCAATGCAATGGCACATAAAAAAGGCTTAGGTTCTTCTAAAAACGGCCGCGACTCAAATGCACAGCGGCTCGGCGTCAAGCGCTTCGGCGGCGAAACCGTCACCGGCGGCTCCATCCTTGTCCGTCAGCGTGGAACACCGC
It encodes:
- the rpmA gene encoding 50S ribosomal protein L27, with translation MAHKKGLGSSKNGRDSNAQRLGVKRFGGETVTGGSILVRQRGTPLKPGANVGRGKDDTLFAKVSGVVRFQDRGQIGRFVSIDPIVVNA